One part of the Dermacentor andersoni chromosome 2, qqDerAnde1_hic_scaffold, whole genome shotgun sequence genome encodes these proteins:
- the Det gene encoding baculoviral IAP repeat-containing protein 5, with the protein MVKTSKPSVDLSLKSVLLAQTDSDMRRFETRLASFEHWPLTGDCMCTPARMAEAGFYHCPTENEPDLARCYVCLKELDGWEPNDDPFKEHSRSTNCAFVRLGKKDEDITTLDFIKLEKARTKNKAQKYIEVQKAELEEDMRKVKYELDKVRRKKR; encoded by the coding sequence ATGGTGAAGACATCGAAGCCGTCCGTTGACCTGTCCCTGAAGTCTGTGCTGCTGGCGCAAACGGACAGTGACATGCGCCGCTTCGAAACTCGCCTGGCTAGTTTCGAGCACTGGCCGCTGACCGGCGACTGCATGTGCACGCCGGCACGGATGGCCGAGGCCGGTTTCTACCACTGTCCAACGGAGAACGAGCCAGACCTTGCTCGTTGCTACGTGTGCCTCAAGGAGCTAGACGGCTGGGAGCCGAATGACGACCCATTCAAGGAGCACTCGCGCTCGACGAACTGCGCCTTCGTTCGCTTGGGCAAAAAAGACGAAGACATCACAACACTGGACTTTATCAAGCTCGAGAAGGCCCGCACCAAGAACAAGGCCCAGAAGTACATCGAAGTGCAGAAGGCCGAACTGGAAGAGGACATGCGCAAGGTCAAGTATGAACTGGACAAAGTGCGGAGGAAGAAGCGTTGA